A single Oncorhynchus kisutch isolate 150728-3 linkage group LG19, Okis_V2, whole genome shotgun sequence DNA region contains:
- the tmco6 gene encoding transmembrane and coiled-coil domain-containing protein 6: MWRLNAVRHKAGRQGSDLEEFKFKRREHEKELRRARKDSQLVSKRLLLNDDEEEDGTMDTLASDQVVELFNMVRHGRDLVKKEADLRALRKALRSPSAHLILIKQPNSIAILVTNLCGPNPQCRLEAARCLHELSHSPHSEVDSLRLRQATPYLITFLSGQSPKFTELCLYTLGNMCPDSENVRDMLLAQGIIPALNNCIQIHRTNLAVVEAVGFTLSQLISANYVTGTIIPAVLASGLIPRLLSVLTPDSQFGLGPVIECAWCLHYLACSNVDNGALVAQGTLLHCTSLLVTLGVAVAKGSIEEGIELLIWPLLRCVGNLLLSGPLGALQPQLNDSRLLAALCAFPQAFLQTHPALARESIWVLNNLTAAADSSVFCSALFYLNLVPALIQLLPFSHGINIMVLRVLGNIAHQGREYCLHLAQAGLLPALCATLKMADTEVVTFSLEVLGQLMASDPQLAEEFVRQSGLPMLEAIQYSNQETIRLRATHLLEHHLPPHCTVDTSASQ; encoded by the exons AGTTGAGACGGGCCCGGAAGGACAGCCAGCTGGTCAGCAAGAGACTCCTGCTGAATGATGACGAGGAGGAGGATGGCACCATGGACACACTGGCCAGCGATCAG GTGGTAGAGTTGTTCAACATGGTTCGCCATGGCAGGGACTTGGTGAAGAAAGAAGCTGACCTAAGAGCGCTGAGGAAAGCCCTCCGCAGCCCCTCAGCCCACCTCATCCTTATCAA GCAGCCGAACAGTATTGCGATCCTGGTGACTAACCTCTGTGGCCCCAACCCTCAGTGTCGTCTGGAGGCTGCCCGCTGTCTCCACGAGCTGTCCCACTCCCCCCACAGCGAGGTGGACTCGTTGAGGCTCCGACAGGCCACACCCTACCTGATCACCTTCCTCTCTGGACAGAGCCCCAAGTTCACT GAGCTGTGTCTCTACACCCTGGGTAACATGTGTCCAGACAGCGAGAATGTAAGAGATATGCTTCTAGCTCAGGGCATCATACCTGCTTTGAACAACTGCATCCAG atcCACAGGACTAACCTGGCAGTGGTTGAAGCAGTAGGGTTCACCCTCTCCCAGCTCATCTCAGCGAACTACGTCACAGGGACAATCATCCC gGCAGTCTTGGCGTCTGGTTTGATCCCTCGCCTCCTCTCAGTGTTGACCCCTGACTCTCAGTTTGGCCTGGGACCAGTCATTGAGTGTGCCTGGTGCCTGCACTACCTGGCCTGCAG CAACGTGGACAATGGGGCACTGGTGGCCCAAGGTACTCTTCTACATTGCACTTCCCTCTTGGTGACACTTGGTGTTGCTGTTGCTAAAGGAAGTATAGAGGAGGGAATTGAGCTG ttGATCTGGCCCCTGCTGCGCTGTGTGGGGAACCTGCTGTTATCTGGGCCCCTGGGGGCCCTCCAGCCCCAGCTAAACGATAGCCGTCTCCTGGCTGCGCTGTGTGCTTTTCCTCAGGCCTTCCTCCAGACCCACCCAGCCCTGGCCAGAGAGAGCATCTGGGTCCTCAACAACCtcacag ctGCTGCAGACTCCAgtgtgttctgttctgctctgttctatctGAATCTGGTTCCTGCTCTGATCCAGCTCCTGCCCTTCTCCCACGGCATTAACATCATG GTGCTAAGGGTTCTGGGTAACATTGCCCATCAGGGGAGAGAGTACTGTCTCCACCTGGCTCAAGCTGGCCTGCTGCCGGCTCTCTGTGCCACACTCAAGATGGCCGACACCGAGGTGGTGACCTTCAGTCTGGAGGTGCTGGGCCAGCTGATGGCCAGTGACCCACAG CTTGCAGAGGAGTTTGTGAGGCAAAGTGGGCTCCCCATGCTGGAAGCCATCCAGTATAGCAACCAGGAGACTATCCGCCTCAGAGCAACACACCTGCTGGAACATCACCTGCCCCCACACTGCACG GTGGATACCTCTGCATCCCAGTGA